The following are encoded together in the Pseudomonas sp. IB20 genome:
- the mnmG gene encoding tRNA uridine-5-carboxymethylaminomethyl(34) synthesis enzyme MnmG: MDFPSRFEVIVIGGGHAGTEAALASARMGVKTLLLTHNVETLGAMSCNPAIGGIGKSHLVKEIDALGGVMATATDKGGIQFRVLNSRKGPAVRATRAQADRILYKAAVRETLENQPNLWIFQQAADDLIVEQDQVRGVVTQMGLRFLAESVVLTTGTFLGGLIHIGMQNYSGGRAGDPPSIALAKRLRELPLRVGRLKTGTPPRIDGRSVDFSVMTEQAGDTPIPVMSFMGSKEQHPKQVSCWITHTNARTHEIIAANLDRSPMYSGVIEGIGPRYCPSIEDKIHRFADKESHQVFIEPEGLTTHELYPNGISTSLPFDVQIQIVQSIRGMENAHIVRPGYAIEYDYFDPRDLKYSLETKVIGGLFFAGQINGTTGYEEAGAQGLLAGTNAALRAQGKDSWCPRRDEAYIGVLVDDLITLGTQEPYRMFTSRAEYRLILREDNADLRLTEKGRELGLVDDARWAAFCKKRESITLEEQRLKSTWVRPGTEQGDAIAEKFGTPLTHEYNLLNLLSRPEIDYAGLVEVTGHGAEDPQVAEQVEIKTKYAGYIDRQQDEIARLRASEDTKLPVDIDYTGISGLSKEIQSKLGITRPETLGQASRIPGVTPAAISLLMIHLKKRGAGRQLEQSA, encoded by the coding sequence GTGGATTTCCCTTCCCGTTTTGAAGTGATCGTCATCGGCGGCGGTCATGCCGGTACCGAGGCAGCACTGGCCTCAGCACGCATGGGCGTCAAAACCCTGTTGCTGACGCACAACGTGGAAACCCTCGGTGCCATGAGTTGCAACCCCGCCATTGGCGGGATCGGCAAAAGCCACCTGGTCAAGGAAATCGATGCCCTGGGCGGCGTCATGGCCACGGCTACCGACAAAGGTGGTATTCAATTTCGCGTGCTCAACAGCCGCAAAGGCCCGGCCGTACGGGCTACTCGGGCACAGGCAGACCGCATCCTGTACAAGGCCGCGGTACGTGAAACCCTGGAAAACCAGCCGAACCTGTGGATATTTCAGCAAGCAGCGGATGACCTGATCGTCGAACAGGATCAGGTACGCGGTGTAGTCACCCAAATGGGCCTGCGTTTTCTCGCAGAATCCGTGGTGTTGACCACCGGTACGTTCCTCGGCGGACTTATCCACATCGGTATGCAGAACTATTCCGGTGGCCGCGCTGGTGACCCGCCGTCGATTGCCCTGGCAAAACGCCTGCGTGAATTGCCGCTGCGCGTCGGCCGCCTGAAAACCGGGACCCCGCCGCGTATCGACGGGCGTTCTGTGGATTTCTCGGTGATGACCGAACAAGCCGGCGATACACCGATCCCGGTGATGTCGTTCATGGGTTCCAAAGAGCAGCACCCCAAACAGGTGAGCTGCTGGATTACCCACACCAACGCCCGAACCCACGAAATCATTGCCGCGAACCTCGACCGTTCGCCGATGTATTCCGGGGTGATCGAAGGCATTGGCCCGCGTTACTGCCCATCGATTGAAGACAAGATCCACCGCTTTGCCGACAAGGAAAGCCACCAAGTCTTCATCGAACCCGAAGGCTTGACCACTCACGAGCTGTACCCGAACGGAATTTCCACGTCCCTGCCGTTCGACGTGCAAATCCAGATCGTGCAGTCGATTCGCGGTATGGAAAACGCGCACATCGTTCGCCCTGGCTACGCCATCGAGTACGACTACTTCGACCCGCGTGACCTCAAGTACAGCCTGGAAACCAAAGTGATCGGCGGCCTGTTCTTCGCTGGGCAAATCAACGGCACCACCGGTTACGAAGAAGCCGGCGCCCAAGGTTTGCTGGCCGGGACCAACGCGGCACTGCGTGCACAGGGCAAAGACAGCTGGTGCCCGCGTCGCGATGAGGCGTACATCGGCGTGTTGGTTGACGACCTGATTACCCTGGGCACCCAGGAACCGTACCGGATGTTCACCTCCCGGGCGGAATATCGCCTGATCCTGCGTGAAGACAACGCCGACCTACGCCTGACCGAAAAAGGTCGCGAGTTGGGCTTGGTCGATGACGCACGCTGGGCCGCTTTCTGCAAAAAACGCGAAAGCATCACGCTGGAAGAGCAGCGCCTGAAAAGTACCTGGGTTCGCCCGGGCACCGAGCAGGGCGACGCGATTGCCGAAAAATTCGGCACGCCGCTGACCCACGAATACAACTTGCTAAACCTGCTGTCCCGTCCGGAAATCGACTACGCTGGTTTGGTCGAAGTGACTGGCCACGGCGCAGAAGACCCACAGGTCGCCGAGCAAGTTGAAATCAAGACCAAATACGCCGGTTACATTGACCGCCAACAGGATGAGATCGCTCGCCTGCGCGCCAGTGAAGACACCAAGCTGCCTGTGGATATCGACTACACCGGGATTTCCGGGCTGTCGAAAGAAATCCAAAGCAAGCTGGGGATAACTCGGCCGGAGACACTCGGCCAGGCTTCACGTATTCCCGGCGTCACCCCGGCAGCCATTTCGCTGTTGATGATTCATTTGAAAAAACGCGGCGCGGGCCGTCAGTTGGAGCAAAGCGCTTGA
- the mnmE gene encoding tRNA uridine-5-carboxymethylaminomethyl(34) synthesis GTPase MnmE, whose translation MSAPRETIAAVATAQGRGGVGIVRISGPLASVAAQAISGRELKPRYAHYGPFLDADETVLDEGLALYFPGPNSFTGEDVLELQGHGGPVVLDMLLQRCLQLGCRLARPGEFSERAFLNDKLDLAQAEAIADLIEASSAQAARNALRSLQGAFSLRVHNLTEQLISLRIYVEAAIDFPEEEIDFLADGHVLAMLDKVRDELSTVLREAGQGALLRDGMTVVIAGRPNAGKSSLLNALAGREAAIVTEIAGTTRDILREHIHIDGMPLHVVDTAGLRDTDDQVEKIGVERALKAIGEADRVLLVVDATAPEAVDPFALWPEFLEQRPDPANVTLIRNKADLTGEAIAMETSEDGHVTISLSAKSAGDGLELLRDHLKACMGYEQTSESSFSARRRHLEALRHASAALEHGRAQLTLAGAGELLAEDLRQAQQLLGEITGAFSSDDLLGRIFSSFCIGK comes from the coding sequence ATGAGCGCTCCTCGTGAAACCATCGCTGCTGTCGCTACCGCTCAAGGTCGCGGCGGTGTCGGTATCGTTCGAATTTCCGGGCCGCTGGCCAGCGTGGCAGCCCAGGCCATCAGCGGCCGCGAGTTGAAACCCCGATACGCGCATTACGGCCCCTTTCTGGATGCCGATGAAACGGTGTTGGATGAAGGCTTGGCGCTGTATTTTCCCGGCCCCAACTCGTTCACCGGTGAAGATGTGCTGGAACTTCAGGGCCACGGCGGCCCGGTTGTGCTGGATATGTTGCTGCAGCGCTGCCTGCAGTTGGGTTGCCGCTTGGCGCGTCCGGGAGAATTCAGTGAGCGTGCATTCCTGAATGACAAACTCGACCTGGCCCAGGCTGAAGCCATTGCCGACTTGATCGAAGCGAGTTCTGCACAGGCAGCCCGCAACGCTTTGCGCTCATTGCAGGGCGCCTTTTCATTGCGTGTGCATAACCTGACCGAGCAATTGATCAGCTTGCGTATCTACGTCGAGGCCGCGATTGATTTTCCGGAGGAAGAAATCGACTTCCTCGCCGATGGGCATGTGCTGGCGATGCTGGATAAAGTCCGTGATGAGTTATCCACTGTGCTGCGCGAAGCTGGGCAGGGCGCCCTGCTGCGTGACGGTATGACGGTGGTGATTGCCGGCCGACCGAATGCCGGCAAGTCGAGCCTACTGAATGCCCTGGCAGGTCGCGAGGCGGCCATCGTTACCGAGATTGCCGGCACCACCCGGGATATTCTGCGTGAACATATCCACATCGACGGCATGCCGCTGCACGTGGTCGACACTGCCGGTTTGCGCGACACCGATGACCAGGTGGAAAAGATCGGGGTAGAACGCGCCCTCAAGGCCATTGGCGAAGCAGATCGGGTGCTGCTGGTGGTGGATGCCACGGCGCCAGAGGCTGTGGATCCTTTTGCCTTGTGGCCGGAATTCCTCGAGCAGCGGCCGGACCCGGCCAACGTGACGTTGATCCGTAACAAGGCCGACCTGACGGGTGAAGCCATCGCCATGGAAACCAGCGAGGATGGCCACGTCACCATCAGCCTGAGTGCAAAGTCGGCCGGCGATGGTCTGGAATTGCTGCGCGACCACCTCAAGGCCTGCATGGGCTATGAGCAAACCTCGGAAAGCAGCTTCAGTGCACGCCGCAGGCACCTGGAGGCGCTACGCCATGCCAGCGCGGCGTTGGAGCACGGTCGGGCACAGCTGACCTTGGCGGGGGCAGGGGAGCTGCTGGCTGAGGATTTACGTCAGGCGCAGCAGCTGTTGGGTGAGATCACTGGCGCATTCAGCTCAGATGATTTGCTGGGGCGGATCTTTTCCAGCTTCTGTATCGGTAAATAA